The Drosophila sulfurigaster albostrigata strain 15112-1811.04 chromosome 3, ASM2355843v2, whole genome shotgun sequence genomic sequence CTTGAGTAACCAAAATGTTCTTTAATCTTAttcataaatcaattaaaccGCCTCTCATATCAAATCTTCATCCACGCACTTACAACCAAGCATTGCCGAAATATGCGATTGTTTGATAATGTTTCCATGCTGAATTTTAATGAGCCGCCAAGCACATTTGTCTCTCTGTAATATGCTTATCTATAATTTGCTTTAACCGGGAACTTCCGCGCACTTTCAATAGTAAAATCGAACTGGAGAGTAAGCTGAGTTCCAGTCGAAGAAAAACATAATTGAGCTGCCAGAGAATTCCAATTAGAAATACAACGTCAGCATGCTAAATGATATTTCACTTTCGTGCCTCTCAAAATTCAGCAAGCTCATACAAATTGGAATAATTGGTGAGCTCACAATAATcgataataaacaattattctGTGAGTTTGTTAAACAGCGCGACCTTTGCTAGAGCTGAGAATGACTTTTGGGTGAGCTCGAAAAAAAACTATACatataactttttttcaattgatttttattcatttttttgtaattttttattattattattattaatacatttttcataattcGATAATAACATTCTGCATTGCAtttcgtttgctgttgttttcgttgtcgtgcattttgcttttcacaaatgtttataaagaatttctaaaaaaattaCTCAATGAACTTATGAGTGTGAGAGACATGTGAgagtgtgttttgtttttacattttcttgttgttttttacaGAGacaagttgtttttttttgtggtttttcattaacatttatatacataatatattttgatattataattaagcggcataattgtttatataaatatacaatacacaCAAATTGTGAAGAATACtctaaatgcaaaaatgaaacTAGATACAAAAGTGTCAGACTGAGAAAGAGTTTGAGTTTTGAAGTTCAAGTTCGAGTGAGATAGAtcgtaatataatatagagtATTATATGTCAGTTGAGTGTGAATCAATGAGTGTGACAGTtgatgtgtttgtgtgtgttgagagaGAACACAGAGAGATAGTTAGAGAGTGAGTGAAACAGTTGAGTGACTTTGTCTGACTGAGAATAGTTCACGATAAAATGCTTGAAAGCGTAATTGAAACGGTCCTCCGATGCGTTCCACAGTTTTGTGATCGCTTTGATTTGTTGCTTGCCCAATGCTTGCCAAACTGTGCGCCAACCAAAATGGCACAAAATGCTTCCGATTTTCTTGCAGCGAAGCTGTTCTTGGGCTGGGGCACAGTTTATTGGCACCGCTAGCTTAGAGAgttgcataaatatatattacaaaagttgagcaaataaaattgaaactttGCAGAGGTagagcagaaagagagagagtattGGAATAGGGTTAAAGTTCTTAGCGATGCCTTTTGCTCTGGGCTCAACAAATCGTGGAACAGTTTTGTGCTCGGGTAATTACTTGATTCTTCCTTAGTTCAGCTTACGCTTTAGCATTGATTATCGTTCAccttcttcatcatcattatccACATCAACTATGATCAAGATCAAGTCATTGCTTATGCCATGCCATTGATATGTTACTTTTGTGTTTAGcgtttttttcgatttttgtttttgttgttttgttcgTATTTCCTTCGTCCATGCCATGCCAGATCAGCCGGGTGCCGGGCACCCACTAATGGTGCCCGTGTTCTACTAAAACTTTCTTAGCTAAATTTTACTtacttacaaaaaaatgtacatgCATTTTGTTTAACGATTTCTTTTCAATGGATCAATGTCTTATCTGCCTGTTATTCCtatattgcatttgtttgaAATTCATGTTTGTTCTTCTTCTGGTTGTTTGATTGTTGTGAGAGAGCACCTTTATGACTCGGGGGCAATCTCAACGCGATTTAATAATGATGCAGCAGAGGGGCGTGAGCGAGGACGGGGGCGTGCACAACTGGTGCATGGGCGATGATCTTGGGCGCGGTCTTGTGGACGACGGCATTGAAGCCATTGTGGTCATCGGCGGTGTAGTCAACGGTGCGCACAGAGCCATCGGGCTCGACCAGCGAGTATTGGCCTATGGGATGATAATAAGATTAAGTCTTTTGTTGCTCGGTTTGTCGCTTATGCAAAGTTTATGTTGCACAAGTCTTTTGGGCAAGCAATAAAGTTATTGATTGCTTAATGTCACGAGaagtttgttgcctaagtcttttctaagcaagttcgttgcctaagtcttttgtttctCTTGTGCCGTAACTTACCCTTCACAACATCACCATCACGCTCCTCAGCCTGAGACTTGATGTCACCGGTGTGGGGATCCTTGATGCCATAGTTGAAGGAGTATTTGGGATAGGCCACAGGCTCCGCATGCACAGCATGGGCGAGCACTGGTGCATGATGCACCTGCACCAGCGATGGGGCATAGTGACCCAGCTCAATGGGCACAGCCTGGGCGGCAGCGAACAGCAGAGCGATGGCAACAAAGTACTGTATAGAAGCATAGAGGCAAAGAATAAGTCCTTGTTGCAAAGTGCACTAtatcttgttttattttatttttttggttttgttttgcataccTTCATGTTTGCAAAAATTGAGCACAGTGATAAACACACGACGCGAGAAAAAGGACGAAAGGATTTCgttgaattgaaaattgaacaaTTGAACAAATTGGCACACGACAAACTGTGACGCTTGGGAGGACCGTTTATAGCACGAAATCGTAAGCTGAACTGATGTCTGCAACGATGaccaaaagtatttatatacgCGCAGGCACGACGATGaaggcgacgacgacgctgctgctgctgccaacggcagcaacgacgacgacagcaacTCGAGTTGAGTTcgagttgcagcagctgcagagggggagagagatgCAGACGCAGAGCTAGAGACTCATAGACTCATAGAGACCACGCATGTGCCGGTTGAgatggttgctgctgttgctgttgctgctgcatgtggctgctgctgctgttgctgttgctgggtgCGGCATTTGTTGTTGGGCTGGCAAAGTTAAGAAGGCGTTGCTAAGTTGCGTTGTGACTTGGATATTTGTATTTCGgcagttttgtgtgtgcaactcTTAAGGACAGATAACGTAGCAATTGAAAGTGACACTTTGCATTCGACTTAGattcgttgttttttgttgttaagctgagctgtttatttattgatcGACTGCGGTAATTATGAGCCAGCATTAATAGGCTCGAAAGttga encodes the following:
- the LOC133844501 gene encoding cuticle protein 8, which produces MKYFVAIALLFAAAQAVPIELGHYAPSLVQVHHAPVLAHAVHAEPVAYPKYSFNYGIKDPHTGDIKSQAEERDGDVVKGQYSLVEPDGSVRTVDYTADDHNGFNAVVHKTAPKIIAHAPVVHAPVLAHAPLLHHY